One stretch of Cohnella algarum DNA includes these proteins:
- the yunB gene encoding sporulation protein YunB: MRKRWGKPLPLRLKWSPPVRRWGGNRPRTWKGPADRLVPRSRGFVARPSKGGGASFKSPNGPKGWAVRPRRRMKRRHFWLIMLLIAVLASIQSVVLLDKLLREPLMFLAKVRTTQMATEAINQAIKNNVSAQADGSRMIKWQLDESGETRGFAIDYNEQMRITAQTIGIVEQALREQSHLYARVPIGHALKSPIISSIGPSVAVKFEPASAVQAEVRTRQTNAGINNVLVEVYIHIKTNIYVLIPFDKESNPIETEIPLSYAMVVGDVPMYYYDGSGNPVGSGAAQAPVISLPPAPSSAEGSASAGAGAAH, from the coding sequence TTGCGAAAAAGGTGGGGGAAGCCGCTGCCGCTGCGGCTGAAGTGGAGTCCGCCCGTCCGCAGATGGGGAGGGAACCGGCCCCGAACGTGGAAAGGGCCGGCCGATCGTCTCGTGCCGCGAAGCCGGGGCTTTGTCGCCCGCCCTTCGAAGGGAGGCGGCGCTTCGTTCAAATCCCCGAACGGCCCGAAAGGCTGGGCGGTTCGTCCCCGCAGGCGGATGAAGCGGCGGCATTTTTGGCTCATCATGCTGTTGATCGCGGTGCTCGCATCCATCCAGTCCGTCGTTCTGCTCGACAAGCTGCTGCGGGAGCCGCTCATGTTTCTGGCCAAAGTCCGCACGACGCAGATGGCGACCGAAGCGATCAATCAGGCGATCAAGAACAATGTATCGGCGCAGGCGGACGGCAGCAGAATGATCAAATGGCAGTTGGACGAATCGGGGGAGACGAGAGGCTTCGCGATCGACTACAACGAGCAGATGCGCATCACGGCCCAAACGATCGGGATCGTCGAACAGGCGCTGCGAGAGCAAAGCCATCTGTACGCGCGGGTTCCGATCGGGCATGCGCTCAAGAGCCCCATCATATCGTCCATCGGCCCAAGCGTCGCCGTCAAGTTCGAGCCTGCGAGCGCGGTTCAGGCCGAGGTGAGAACGCGGCAGACGAATGCGGGCATCAACAACGTGCTCGTCGAGGTTTACATTCATATCAAAACGAACATTTACGTGCTCATTCCGTTCGACAAGGAATCGAACCCGATCGAAACGGAGATTCCGCTTTCCTACGCGATGGTCGTCGGCGACGTTCCGATGTACTATTACGACGGCTCGGGCAACCCGGTCGGCAGCGGCGCGGCCCAGGCTCCGGTCATTTCCCTGCCCCCCGCTCCGTCTTCGGCCGAAGGGTCGGCGAGCGCGGGAGCGGGCGCCGCGCATTGA
- the kduI gene encoding 5-dehydro-4-deoxy-D-glucuronate isomerase: MDIRHSTHPEDMKRYDTEQLRKHYLIEKLFEADRLHMTYSHEDRLIIGGAQPVNETIALDAGDQLKTEYFLERREIGFVNIGHGDAVVTADGERYELGKLDTLYVGKGVRDVKLSSKDAANPAKLYFCSAPAHAVIPARKVSIQEANTLYLGSQETSNERELNQIIHGGGIQSCQLMMGITVLKPGSVWNTMPSHVHDRRMEAYLYFDLAEDARVFHMMGQPQETRHLVVANEQAIISPAWSIHSGVGTSNYTFIWAMAGENYTFTDMDVVPPSELK, encoded by the coding sequence TTGGATATTCGCCATTCCACTCATCCGGAGGACATGAAGCGTTACGACACGGAGCAGCTCCGCAAGCACTATTTGATCGAGAAGCTTTTCGAGGCGGACCGTCTTCATATGACGTACTCGCATGAGGATCGACTCATTATCGGGGGGGCGCAGCCGGTCAACGAAACGATCGCGCTCGATGCCGGGGATCAATTGAAAACCGAGTACTTCCTGGAACGCCGCGAAATCGGCTTCGTCAACATCGGCCACGGCGACGCCGTCGTCACGGCGGACGGGGAACGATACGAGCTGGGCAAACTCGATACGCTGTACGTCGGCAAAGGCGTTCGCGACGTGAAGCTGTCAAGCAAGGATGCGGCGAATCCGGCGAAGCTGTACTTCTGCTCGGCTCCGGCGCATGCCGTCATTCCGGCCCGCAAAGTATCGATTCAAGAAGCGAACACGCTCTACCTGGGCTCGCAGGAAACGTCCAACGAACGCGAATTGAACCAGATCATTCACGGAGGCGGCATCCAAAGCTGTCAGCTGATGATGGGCATCACCGTGCTGAAGCCGGGAAGCGTCTGGAACACGATGCCTTCTCACGTCCATGACCGCCGGATGGAGGCTTATCTCTATTTCGATCTTGCCGAAGACGCCCGCGTGTTCCATATGATGGGGCAGCCGCAGGAGACGCGCCATCTGGTCGTCGCGAACGAGCAGGCGATCATTTCGCCGGCCTGGTCCATTCACTCCGGCGTGGGCACGAGCAATTATACGTTCATTTGGGCGATGGCCGGCGAAAATTATACGTTTACGGATATGGACGTCGTTCCTCCGAGCGAATTAAAATAG
- a CDS encoding DeoR/GlpR family DNA-binding transcription regulator produces MLAAARQQSILELLQTAGTVQVSDLSERFGVTKKTIREDLEKLEEKGLLKRTHGGAVAAAEEPEPLLPLQIPNTKHPDEKISIAVHALKYIKRDDIIALDAGSTTLEIAKRLPNEPLTVITNDLLIIHELIGKDRIRLVVPGGYRQRNVLIGNDVLDWLSRLNVQKLFLSATGVHEKYGLTVFTNELIELKKAYMASAKEIYCVADHSKFDRAALLTFASLAEIDLLITDAGLSEEVEKRYKGGSVNIERAV; encoded by the coding sequence ATGCTGGCCGCTGCACGTCAACAGTCGATACTGGAGCTGCTTCAGACTGCCGGAACCGTCCAGGTGTCCGATCTGAGCGAACGATTCGGCGTCACGAAAAAGACGATTCGCGAGGATTTGGAGAAGCTGGAGGAAAAAGGCCTTCTGAAAAGGACGCACGGAGGCGCGGTGGCCGCAGCGGAGGAGCCGGAGCCCCTGCTCCCTTTGCAAATTCCGAACACGAAGCATCCGGACGAGAAAATCAGCATCGCCGTCCACGCGTTGAAATACATCAAGCGGGACGATATCATCGCGCTCGACGCGGGCAGCACGACGCTGGAAATCGCGAAGCGTTTGCCCAACGAGCCGCTGACGGTCATCACGAACGATTTGCTCATTATTCACGAGCTGATCGGCAAGGATCGGATCCGGCTCGTCGTGCCTGGCGGCTACCGCCAGCGAAACGTCCTGATCGGAAACGACGTGCTGGACTGGCTGTCGCGGCTTAACGTGCAGAAGCTGTTTCTGTCCGCCACGGGCGTGCACGAAAAATACGGCCTGACCGTATTCACGAACGAGCTGATCGAATTGAAAAAAGCATACATGGCAAGCGCCAAAGAAATTTACTGCGTCGCTGATCACAGCAAATTCGACCGCGCCGCGCTGCTGACGTTCGCATCGCTGGCGGAGATCGACCTGCTGATCACGGACGCGGGATTGTCCGAAGAGGTCGAAAAGCGCTACAAGGGAGGTTCGGTCAACATTGAAAGAGCTGTTTGA
- the kduD gene encoding 2-dehydro-3-deoxy-D-gluconate 5-dehydrogenase KduD: MKELFDLTGRAAVVTGAGRGLGAAIAVGLAAAGADVALVTNRTPAEETKSKIEALGRKAVALTADVSDRAALPNLIDETLGAFGRIDVLVNNAGIIRRTPAAEHSYEDWQAVLDVNLNSVFVLSQLAGRAMIEQGSGKIVNIASMLSFQGGINVPGYTASKHAVAGLTKALANEWASKNVQVNAIAPGYMSTDNTEALRNDPVRSRQILERIPAGRWGTDQDLVGPAVMLASRASDYMNGHVLCVDGGWMVR, from the coding sequence TTGAAAGAGCTGTTTGATTTGACGGGCCGCGCGGCGGTCGTCACCGGAGCGGGCCGCGGCTTGGGCGCCGCGATCGCCGTGGGTCTTGCCGCCGCCGGCGCCGATGTCGCGCTGGTGACGAACCGCACGCCGGCGGAAGAAACGAAAAGCAAGATCGAGGCGCTCGGCCGCAAGGCCGTCGCGCTGACGGCCGACGTGAGCGATCGGGCCGCGCTGCCGAACTTGATCGACGAGACGCTCGGCGCGTTCGGCCGAATCGACGTGCTCGTGAACAATGCCGGCATCATCCGGCGCACGCCGGCCGCCGAGCACAGCTACGAAGATTGGCAGGCGGTTCTCGACGTCAATCTGAACTCGGTTTTCGTCTTGTCCCAGCTGGCCGGACGGGCGATGATCGAGCAGGGCTCCGGCAAAATCGTCAACATCGCTTCGATGCTGTCGTTCCAGGGCGGCATCAACGTTCCGGGCTACACGGCGAGCAAGCACGCCGTGGCGGGGCTGACGAAAGCGCTCGCCAACGAGTGGGCGTCCAAAAACGTACAGGTCAACGCGATCGCTCCCGGGTACATGAGCACGGACAACACGGAAGCGCTCCGCAACGACCCGGTGCGAAGCCGCCAGATTTTGGAGCGGATTCCGGCGGGCCGCTGGGGGACGGACCAGGATCTGGTCGGTCCGGCCGTCATGCTCGCTTCCCGCGCGTCCGACTACATGAACGGACACGTCTTGTGCGTGGACGGCGGATGGATGGTTCGCTGA